TGAAAGTGCCAGTGCCTGCAAAGGAAAACTACTGAAGGAGAGGTCAAAAAAGGCTGTCAAGAGAGCGTTAGATAAAAGGAAAAAACTTCAAATTACACTGAAAACCATAAGCactgagagaggggaaaaaatagtACTCCAGGGCAGGAGGAGCAGCAGGTTAGCAGGCCGCAGAGTTGTTGTAGACTTCAACAAGAAGAAGCCGTACCACAAAGCAGTATTTCCACCTGAGGCTTCTGACTCCTTAAATCAAAACAAATCCGAGGCACCACATGAGATCTCAGTAGAGATCGGAGAAGCCGAGTCAGATGTTACTACTGATCCAGATTTAACCCAGAAGGAGGCTGTCGCTGACAGTGGCTCTGAATCGCCATGCACTTTGAACCGTGACATGTCAGAAGAAGAGTTTCAAGAATCTGACTTCATACCCACTGCTGCAGACGAAAAGGAATGCAAACCAGTTAGCACCAAGTATAATTGTGACCGGTGTATCCGTTCGTTTCGCTATGAAAAGAGCTATTTAAAGCATGTTAAGGTTAGTCATGGGATCCACACTGACACGACGTACCGCTGCGGCATCTGCCAGCAGACCTTTGCCAACCGCTGCAACCTGAAGATTCATGAGCGGCACGTGCACAATGATGAGAGGCTCTTTCTTTGTGGCATGTGTGGTAAGGCCTTCAAACGCAAAAAAGATGTGACGAGACACATGAGGCAGGTGCATGAGGGCGGAACCGAGCGACACTACTGTCTGATTTGTGGCAAATCTCTGAGTTCAAGGACGGCTCTGACTCTGCACGAGAGGACACACACGGGAGACAAACCATACAACTGCGATCAGTGTGGAGCCCGCTTCTCCCAGAGCTCAGCACTCAAGACACACCAGAGGTAGTTAAGCTATTtgaaatggttttgaatttccttttTGGGACGCCAATTTTGTAACGCTTCAACATCTTGCTTTATGTTCTTCAGAATCCACACTGGAGAGAAGCCTTTTGCTTGTGATCTGTGTAATGCCAGGTTTACACAGAACCACATGCTGGCTTACCATAAGCGATCCCACACAGGTGCTTGCATTAATAATCTGCACTGTCCGAGAGAATAATTTTAGAGAGGCAAGTTATTTATGTATGATATTTATCTTTACAGGGGAGAAGCCCTATATGTGTGAAAACTGTGGGAAAAGCTTTGCCTCTAAAGAATACCTGAAACATCATGCAAGAATCCATTCAGGCTTGAAGCCATACAAGTGTGAAAACTGTGGAAGAGCATTTGCACAGCGCAACTCACTTCATCAACATATGAAAATTCACACAGGTATTCCTTTCTTTTAAAGGGAAAATCCACCCTGTGCACCTAGTGCACGTTAGTCTttataattaacgtgttatttttttcgtggtccggtttccatcaaatcctgcgctctgattggctggtgagcggggaccccggttacggacctctggtgacttgtTCGTTcaccacaacaacaaacatagtagcaatttttgtcaacatttatttttgcatttctcaggagaatagcgttaattttacagcatggatagcgataacgacagtgttcacagcgaaagcgagttttactaccctgaggaagaagaaataaaagaaaacatttcaggagaaagctaaaaacctgtaatttgctaacgccgagcaaaaacatggctgaatcctgaatgactcaattttgtataagtaggggactacataggcggcaaaatgtaggtttttttttttttttttttttcctgccatggaagtgcacttgtataccgaggaggaagcaatttgcattacagccgtgaatgaggattcaaaatggtggctcggctcggttttccctttcgggcgctctcgttttctgttagaatttggtaaaggaaaaaatatattatttaccagcttaaggtcagtccgtatggtgaaataccgtgacctcagccttgaatactgacctcgacccagagggcctcgctcagtactttcaagacctcggtcacggtatttcacaatacggacctcccagctggtaaataacatttttttttttttttcgcggtccaaatcctgtgctctgattggctggtgagcaggtctgtatcctacggtacgggccccagttacggacctctggcgactcgctcgttcacaacaacagcaaacatagtcgcattttttatcaacattttttttttataagatttatttataagattatcaaaaatcttataaatttttgccagcatttctcaggagaatagcattaattttacagcatggatagagataatgaccgtgttcacagcgaaagcgagttttactaccctgaggaagaagaaataaaataaaacatttcaggagaaagctaaaacctgtaatttgctaacaccgagcaaaaacatggctgaatcctgaatgactcctatttgtataagtaggggactacataggtggcaaaattttagttttttttttttcctgccatggaagtgcacttgtataccgaggaggaagccatttacattacagccgtgaatgaggattcaaaatggcagctcggctcagctcggttttccctttcgggcgctctcgttttctgttagaatttggtaaagaaaaaaaatatattatttaccagcttaaggtcggtccgtgtggtgaaataccgtgaccttagcctcggtcagtactttcaagaccttggtcatgatatttcacgatacggacctccctgcTGGTAAAAAACATATCTTCAGTCGCATCTAATAATTTTGTAATGCAAGTCTGCTTTTTTTTAGTTTCAACATTTTTCAACATCATGTTGGTCTAATTTTCACATTGTTtatgggtaatgtaggaaactgTTAATGTCatttaactacagtggtgcttgaaagtttgtgaaccctttagaattttctatatttttgcataaatatgacctaaaacaacatcagattttcacacaagtcctaaaagtagataaagagaacccagttaaacaaatgagacaaaaatattatacctggtcatttatttattgaggaaaatgatccaatattacatatctgtgagtggcaaaagtatgtgaacctttgctttcagtatctggtgtgacccccttgtgcagcaataactgcacaaTTGAGTCCTcattgttcaagtctgagtcaagtcattAAAATAAATTTCAAGTCTGAGAACCAGCCTCcaatcgcaccatttgacggtggctgttgctgccttgatgtgaaagcgtctctgctgctgtattggactaatgttactgctcgactcccccattttagttaacaggctacagataaaaagcttgttcatcgctcagcaagccccgcccactatcaacagggcaaataacatgagaggattaacactagctagttcatcgctcagcaagcaagccccgctatcaacaaagcaatgaacatagcgtgtcacttccttctctgggtggagtcttaccaaatgacgattgaagttcgaggttgtccccgttgtctcctcgatagttcttctacatatggaacacgtagcaatgcattttttcccccccactgcacgagaagtctgttttAGCAAAGCAGGCAATCctcggggcgttctctccaggcattttagtgccattaatgttagtttgttcctgaacatgacttaTGAACAGGCGAATGTGCGTTTTAATGCACAAAAGTAGTATAAAattttaatgtagatataaatatcttgtgccaaattattatggcatgttacaaaacaataaaggaaaaaaatcaaagccctcgtctccagtttatgagtccaagtcatcgtcaagtcacaagtccttaacatTAAGGCACGAGTCCTGTACTTGAGTACGACAAGCCTGCTTATTATCTCCTAGATTGCTAACTAGCTGAGCCTGGTCTAGTCTATGCTGTAACTTGGTGCAACTTGTGGCATATAGCTGCATTGCGTTCTGAAACTGTGTGTCCAGTGTTTGCTGTCTCTGTTACATGTAtattgggggaaaaaataaaGAAGCTCTTGCtttttagactggtaccaaaatccagaattgtgacacccaaaggcatttttgagacaaagtcggcaaacagtcttattttgtcaatttgggtgtgccgaattcaaatctgcaatataccgagctctatctgacctctgttgacctctagaggtcattgaactttgggcctgtaaacgtctcagctgaacccagtttctcagctttctaaggaatgaaatgtactaaaatgattaatgaagttagcaaatggccttgtttgttaaatgtttgggtgctgaattcattttccatttgtaaaacgacatatgacctctgataacctcaaggtcattaaacttggcctataggcctatgcatttaacggcatttttaaactgactttactcccccaaaaagaatatgaacagacaaaaaacaaatagaaaggaacaaatacaacattaaatgccagtccatgtacatgtgacttacttttcacaatgagaatgcctaggcgatcaccttacataacattgcattacatttagcggttattgtttatacaaagctactgaaaaaaggacagattcagcagcatacaaaatgtgggggtatacaggttaatcagggttagtatatatgagaggtttttttctttgctgtttgttttttgttttgttttaaacggggtaaagcctttacaaaaaacaaacaacaaagaaaaaaactcatatatactaaccctgattaacctgtatgcccccacattttgtatgctgctgaatctgtccttttttcagtagctttgtataaacaataaccgctaaatgtaatgcaatgttatgtaaggtgatcgcctaggcattctcattgtgaaaagtaagtcacatgtacaaccccgattccaaaaaagttgggacaaagtacaaattgtaaataaaaacggtatgcagtgatgtggaagtttcaaaattcagtattttattcagaatagaacgtagatgacatatcaaatgtttaaactgagaaaatgtatcgtttaaaaaaaattaggtgattttaaatttcattgacaacaacacatctcaaaaaagttgggacaaggccatgtttcccactgtgagacatccccttttctctttacaacagtctgtaaacgtctggggactgaggagacaagttgctcaagtttagggataggaatgttaacccattcttgtctaatgtaggattctagttgctcaactgtcttaggtcttttttgtcgtatcttccgttttatgaagcgccaaatgttttctatgggtgaaagatctggactgcaggctggccagttcagtacccggacccttcttctacgcagccatgatgctgtaattgatgcagtatgtggtttggcattgtcatgttggaaaatgcaaggtcttccctgaaagagacgtcgtctggatgggagcatatgttgctctagaacctggatatacctttcagcattgatggcgtctttccagatgtgtaagctgcccatgccacacgcactaatgcaaccccataccatcagagatgcaggcttctgaactgagcgctgataacaactcgggtcgtccttctcctctttagtccgaatgacacggcgtccctgatttccataaagaacttcaaattttgattcgtccgaccacagaacagttttccactttgccacagtccattttaaatgagccttggcccagagaagacgtctgcgcttctggatcatgtttagatacggcttcttctttgaactatagagttttagctggcgacggcggatggcacggtgaattgtgttcacagataatgttctctggaaatattcctgagcccattttgtgatttccagtacagaagcatgcctgtatgtgatgcagtgctgtctaagggcccgaagatcacgggcacccggtatggttttccggccttgacccttacgcacagagattcttccagattctctgaatcttttgatgatattatgcactgtagatgatgatcatgttcaaactctctgcaattttacactgtcgaactctttttttctgatattgctccactatttgtcggcgcagaattagggggatcggtgatcctcttcccatctttacttctgagagccgctgccactccaagatgctcttttttatacccagtcatgttaatgacttattgccagttgacctaatgagttgcaatttggtcctccagctgttccttttttgtacctttaacttttccagcctcttattgcccctgtcccaacttttgagatgtgttgctgttatgaaatttcaaatgagccaatatttggcatgaaatttcaaaatgtctcacttttgacatttgatatgttgtctatgttctattgtgaatacaatatcagtttttgagatttgtaaattattgcattccatttttatttacaatttgtactttgtcccaacttttttggaatcggggttgtacatggactggcatttaatgttgtatttgttcctttctatttgttttttgtctgttcatattctttttgggggagtaaagtcagtttaaaaatgccgttaaatgcataggcctataggccaagtttaatgaccttgaggttatcagaggtcatatgtcattttacaaatgaaaaatgaattcagcacccaaacatttaacaaacaaggccatttgctaacttcattaatcattttggtacatttcattccttagaaagctgagaaactgggttcagctgagacgtttacaggcccaaagttcaatgacctctagaggtcaacagaggtcagatagagctcggcatattgcagatttgaattcggcacacccaaattgacaaaataagactgtttgccgactttgtctcaaaaatgcctttaactccttaaataagcacttttttttttttttttgaattttggtaccagtctatttttGTTTTTAGAAGCCAAGAGTGAAACCGACAGTTATCCCTTATGTTTAAGGTTTTTAAACGCTCTTATGACTGTGCTAGTAATTTCTCCCGCGACGTCAAAGCGGGAGACAACCACTAACTTCTCCCAGGAATAATAGTTCAATGTAAAGTATTCCTTTAATAACAGCTGATTTCTAAGAAACTTTTCATCTACCTCAGGCAACACATGAGAGAAATTTTAATGAGCTCTGCTTTCCTGATATGCTCTGTTCAGGTGAGAGGCCTTATCACTGTCAAGACTGTAATAAGCAGTTCACCCAGCTCAATGCTCTTCAGAGGCATCAGAGGATCCatacaggagagaaaccgtacATGTGCAGCATGTGTGGCCGAACGTTTACAGACAAATCTACTGTCCGCCGACACACTTTGGTAAGCTGATGATGTAATACAGAAATCAGACATTACATAAGCACTTTTACTTATACGGACATgagtgtatttttcatacgagctacagccGGGACATGGCGATCCAAAAATGAGACATAAGTCTCTGTTTGttgctcgtgaggaaatcaatgacttgtttttgataaatttgagtactttttttttatttttgcgtgTGTCTATATATCatcacatgctggcttgaagatatgaagtttatcttctcgtgttgaaaaatttgcatttttcatacgaaatacattgcagatctgagtgacatatttcactctaatgacatcactcccagtgttttcctgctgacttgacacatgttgttaaaatggtggacCGATTCAAAAttgaaattcttttgattaacgaggttttttttttttttttgtggatctgTCTATACAAGTTATTTCACaaaactgagtcgtacatgagctgatagctgacgatagTGCCGAGTCGGctttaagccatgtatgacaagattgagtgcaataacttattctatccacattcactggattttgagaaacagcatttttatttttttcaaattcgataaataaaaactttatacagaacgtccaacaaaatcatttctgctgagaatttaagcaaactggcaaaatgatggtagcaatttgtgaaaaatgcgataatagttcttgggggggaaaaaatacgttcttaccatcaaatacttttattccatttttttgggggggggggtgttgagtaGAGTTCTCTTCTCCAAAGGAGGGGGGATATACTGGTTTACTGCTGTCCATCCGTCCAAAACACCCTTCTTCTCAGCAACcataaatcatagccacttggaatcaaacttcagcttggggttcgataccgtctataccgttttcaggtctgtcgcacattaacttcctgtttaccgactgaatgtatttacaaaacatgtatacggtggatttacaaaatttttgtaacatttttctcagcaactacaattcacaactgcttgatatttggtaccgagcttcagctttggGTTCTATACCGCATTTACCATTTTCagttctgtcgcacatcaacttcctgtttaccgactgagtgCATTTACGAAACcttcagggtggattttgacgctgtttcaagaagcaaaatgctatttcataatgacagtttaccaggatgctatttgaaatccctggggagagacactgctctttacttacttgtttcagggttcattatttgttgacgtcaacattcataataagtgttctattccttcgatcgcttgcgttctgatataagcgagaacaggggggatacgcaagtgagcaataactcacagttgatcttgtttcgtcctctgttggttcagcaacacgctctgccattttgtttttctctactcacggtatatgagctgatatcctagttgtagaggagccaatcagtgcatgattgctcatatccagtgaacgtggacagaataaagaacgttacatggtggcacgaagatatgaagtttatctttgagtggcgaATGTAGAGATCACGTTTCGCTCAGTCgtgatatttttcaacacaaaaaaataaacttaatatcttcatgcaaccgtgtaatatcctctaataTAAATGTATATCTCTAAAAAGTGCACCTACAGTGCCCTGTAGAATCATTGGTAACCTTCATAAATGATTCGATGAAATAAacgttacacacacacaatttttcagATGTCCCAAAGAAAAACTAAATATCTTCGTCTAACAAAAAACTCACTCATTAGAACTGCTTTCATTCTTGATAAACCTCTATATTTTTAATTGGCTCTCAATCCCCAAAATATGAAATGCACAAAATGTTAAGTCATTTCTGTCTGTTCTAATGCATTAAAATATAACTGAAGACAAAAATTACAGccagtttataaaaaaaaaaatttaaaaatgcaatttcattattttaaacaaCAAAAATCACTTAAAATAGCTTGGCTTTATGCAGTCTTATCATTTACTCCTGTTTTATTGCTTAATTTCTCACTTTTCCTAGTTTATTGAATTGAGTTTGTTTAGttgttttattttctattttattaATCCCCTCGCTACTTATATAATGAAGGGGAGGTGTCCAAACACATCAGACTTTAGAATGGGCTAGGGGGTTTTGGTCTGACGTTGATGGTTAATACGCAGTTGAAGGTCCAGTGAACCGCTTCTGATTAGGATGGAATGTTACATCCTCGAGAATAAATGACACCGTGCCCTTCAAACTGTTATGACGGGATCAGGTTTGCCGGTTGCAGTAATTTTGCAATGGCGTATGGGTTTTAACAACAGAATGATAGAACTTTTACGCTTAGGTGTGTCACAAAGAAGTGTTGCTTTCTTGCTATTCACAAAATAATATTGCGTGCCAGTATTCCttcatataatacaaccccgattccaaaaaagttgggacaaagtacaaattgtaaataaaaacggaatgcaatgatgtggaagtttcaaaattccatattttattcagaatagaacatagatgacatatcagatgtttaaactgagaaaatgtatcatttaaagagaaaaattaggtgattttaaatttcatgacaacaacacatcttaaagttgggacaaggccatgtttaccactgtgagacatccccttttctctttacaacagtctgtaaatgtctggggactgaggagacaagttgctcaagtttagggataggaatgttaacccattcttgtctaatgtaggattctagttgctcaactgtcttaggtcttttttgtcatatcttccgttttatgacgcgccaaatgttttctatgggtgaaagatctggactgcaggctggccagttcagtacccggacccttcttctacgcagccatgatgctgtaattgatgcagtatgtggtttggcattgtcatgttggaaaatgcaaggtcttccctgaaagagacgtcgtctggatgggagcatatgttgctctagaacctggatatacctttcagcattgatggtgtctttccagatgtgtaagctgcccatgccacacgcactaatgcaaccccataccatcagagatgcaggcttctgaactgagcgctgataacaactcgggtcgtccttctcctctttagtccgaatgacacggcgtccctgatttccataaagaacttcaaattttgattcgtctgaccacagaacagttttccactttgccacagtccattttaaatgagccttggcccagagaagacgtctgcgcttctggatcatgtttagatgcggcggcttctttgaactatagagttttagctggcaacggcggatggcacggtgaattgtgttcacagataatgttctctggaaatattcctggttccattttgtgatttccaatacagaagcatgcctgtatgtgatgcagtgccgtctaagggcccaaagatcacgggcacccagtatggttttctggccttgacccttacgcacagagattcttccagattctctgaatcttttgatgatattgtgcactgtagatgatttatgttcaaattctttgcagttttacactgtcgaactcctttctgatattgctccactatttgtcggcgcagaattagggggactgatgatcctcttcccatctttacttctgagagccgctgccactccaagatgctctttttatacccagtcatgttaatgacctattgccaattgacctaatgagttgcaatttggtcctccagctgttccttttttgtacctttaacttttccagcctcttattgcccctgtcccaacttttttgagatgtgtcgtcatgaaatttcaaatgagccaatatttggcatgaaatttcaaaatgtctcactttcgacatttgatatgttgtctatgttctattgtgaaaacaatatcagtttttgagatttgtaaattattgcattccgtttttattgacaatttgtactttgtcccaacttttttggaattggggttgtacatataaTACTTCTTCATACCTACTGTGTTAGGTCACATATATCCCATGTTTTTACACGAGCATGTAGCTTGAGCCAAATGTGGGCAACCAGAACAGAATCGCAAATGTAAACCAAAATATGGAAATGGTTAGCGTCACAGTAGATGAGATAAGACTTTGTCATTGTAGTTATACAACGAAACTTAGTTTGGTAGGACTCGGAGAAAATAGCAgagatgaaaaataaataaaatacaaggtaAAGTAAGTGGGGGAATTGCGGTGTAGACAGATATTGCACAGTTGTACTAGGTGTATTTACGTTCCTATGTGTAAACTGATCCTATGTGTAAAGTGATCAAGTCAGTAAAATAAAGTGCACTGCAAGCATATTGTAATAATTGTATTTACAGTCCTGAATGTAAAGTGCTCAGTGCGTTAGCAGCAACTTGGAGGGTGCAATGGAGGCTACAGCTCTAGGCAAGAAGCTGT
This Neoarius graeffei isolate fNeoGra1 chromosome 3, fNeoGra1.pri, whole genome shotgun sequence DNA region includes the following protein-coding sequences:
- the gzf1 gene encoding GDNF-inducible zinc finger protein 1; protein product: MKDQVVQLLSSSYPEHLLGAMWKLRVTGNLCDITVQVDFHGELEEFVAHQIVLAASSGYFKTLLLTQERVEKLFLNTISPDSFTKFLEYVYSGKIEVEESCLDRILNMAKLLDCQDLVEACNTKLNHKSESASACKGKLLKERSKKAVKRALDKRKKLQITLKTISTERGEKIVLQGRRSSRLAGRRVVVDFNKKKPYHKAVFPPEASDSLNQNKSEAPHEISVEIGEAESDVTTDPDLTQKEAVADSGSESPCTLNRDMSEEEFQESDFIPTAADEKECKPVSTKYNCDRCIRSFRYEKSYLKHVKVSHGIHTDTTYRCGICQQTFANRCNLKIHERHVHNDERLFLCGMCGKAFKRKKDVTRHMRQVHEGGTERHYCLICGKSLSSRTALTLHERTHTGDKPYNCDQCGARFSQSSALKTHQRIHTGEKPFACDLCNARFTQNHMLAYHKRSHTGEKPYMCENCGKSFASKEYLKHHARIHSGLKPYKCENCGRAFAQRNSLHQHMKIHTGERPYHCQDCNKQFTQLNALQRHQRIHTGEKPYMCSMCGRTFTDKSTVRRHTLTHDKDTPWKNYLVVLEGNVEERVKKQKGSSVRKEKAKVNADEHQATEDQTDTKNQETVSVPEEPVTISGEWPDPGTITVVSHGTLGNLTVIQTEVAPGTQLQPIVTADGASVISLESSTVSIPVALPFSIPLSVAHSISGSASLTGTVALSEPATVSNTILASATSEAPVAAVPESILSPVEVRLSTPRECVTAPSEVEQVQEARQSKLTGGNS